A window from Nitrospira sp. ND1 encodes these proteins:
- the recG gene encoding ATP-dependent DNA helicase RecG — MPRPESADSHDPFQAFLHRVTRPIEFACRDAYAHLSAVRNLDRFVSQQVIGTLGERVYPRALETELIALRNLFVDFHTRLTPLEQQDRLTKALALLSRLQGDARAVSQPAGPPKENQVQPLPVRSSPARPLWELSIQYAKGVGPKRTLLLERLGVRTVEQALWTLPWRYEDRSVITPVAELVPGATRSVCGVITRAEATRARVRRLSILDVAVQDATGTVHAVFFNQPYLEDVLKEGLRVMMSGRVAAGRGGWTDVRLEATQFEVLSGGEDELLHVGRIVPIYHETKGWTSRQMRVLMQGLLAEYGADIEEVLPLSVRACHRLPPIGEAIQHVHFPLPKTDLAALDQGVTSAHRRLAFEELFLLQAAMVLRQREMKEELKSFRFNPHVAQLKQLAKILPFTLTSAQERVFREIQADMVTSRPMNRLVQGDVGSGKTVVALHALVMACGSGCQTALMVPTEILAEQHYLNLVPLLRAVGLKAVLLTSGGKAKDRNETLKQLESGAAQIAIGTHALIQKKVRFANLGLVIVDEQHKFGVLQRKTLLEKGYRPDVLVMTATPIPRTLAMTVYGDLDVSVIDMLPPGRKPVRTLLYTDGQRHKTWQLVGDELKAGRQAYIVYPLVEESEKVDLKAAIQGAEHLQREVFPQARVGLLHGRLPTAEKERTMAAFKAGTIQVLVATTVIEVGVDVPNATVMVIEHAERFGLAQLHQLRGRVGRGAHQSLCILIATYLAREARTRVSRDGPPEQNASNAQQRLAALVNSNDGFVIAEEDLRIRGPGEFLGLRQWGVPEFRAANLVRDAQLLEQARQEAVTLLEEDPGLMLPQHQAFKAAMFRRWRGKLALGDVS, encoded by the coding sequence ATGCCACGTCCTGAATCCGCCGACTCTCACGATCCTTTCCAAGCCTTCCTGCATCGTGTAACCAGACCGATTGAATTTGCTTGTCGCGATGCGTACGCCCATCTCTCGGCGGTCAGGAATCTTGACCGTTTTGTGTCGCAACAGGTAATTGGCACTCTTGGCGAGCGAGTCTATCCGCGAGCGCTGGAGACGGAACTGATCGCACTACGCAACCTGTTTGTCGACTTTCACACTCGGCTCACACCCCTCGAACAGCAGGATCGGCTCACGAAAGCGCTGGCGCTGCTCAGCCGCCTACAAGGGGACGCGCGAGCGGTGAGTCAGCCGGCGGGGCCTCCGAAGGAGAACCAAGTACAACCTTTACCGGTTCGGTCCAGTCCTGCCAGACCGCTGTGGGAGCTATCGATTCAATATGCAAAAGGAGTTGGTCCCAAACGAACCCTCTTGCTGGAGCGGCTGGGCGTGCGCACTGTCGAGCAGGCCTTGTGGACGTTACCATGGCGCTATGAAGATCGTTCGGTCATCACGCCGGTGGCCGAGCTTGTGCCGGGGGCTACACGGAGCGTTTGCGGCGTGATCACTCGGGCAGAGGCAACGCGTGCGCGCGTTCGCCGGCTGTCGATTCTCGATGTGGCGGTTCAGGACGCAACGGGGACTGTGCACGCGGTGTTTTTTAATCAACCATACTTGGAAGATGTGTTGAAGGAAGGCCTGCGGGTCATGATGTCTGGGCGGGTGGCGGCCGGTCGGGGTGGGTGGACCGATGTGCGGTTGGAAGCGACGCAATTTGAAGTCTTGAGCGGCGGCGAGGATGAGTTACTCCATGTGGGGCGCATCGTTCCGATCTACCATGAGACGAAGGGGTGGACGTCACGTCAGATGCGAGTTTTGATGCAGGGGTTGCTGGCGGAGTATGGGGCTGACATAGAGGAGGTACTGCCTCTGTCTGTCCGTGCGTGCCATCGGCTGCCGCCGATCGGCGAGGCGATTCAACACGTGCATTTTCCCTTGCCGAAGACGGATCTGGCCGCCCTGGATCAGGGGGTGACGTCTGCTCACCGACGATTGGCGTTTGAAGAACTGTTTCTGCTACAGGCGGCCATGGTGCTTCGCCAACGGGAGATGAAGGAAGAGCTCAAATCATTTCGGTTTAATCCTCACGTGGCGCAACTGAAGCAACTGGCGAAGATCCTTCCCTTTACGCTGACCTCCGCGCAGGAACGTGTGTTTCGTGAGATCCAAGCCGACATGGTGACCTCGCGGCCGATGAATCGCCTGGTGCAGGGTGATGTCGGGTCCGGGAAGACCGTCGTGGCGCTGCATGCCCTTGTGATGGCTTGTGGATCGGGCTGCCAGACGGCGTTGATGGTCCCTACCGAAATTCTGGCCGAACAGCACTATCTGAATCTTGTCCCCTTGCTGAGGGCAGTGGGGTTGAAGGCAGTGCTTCTGACTAGCGGCGGGAAGGCAAAAGACCGGAACGAGACGCTGAAGCAGTTGGAGTCCGGCGCTGCGCAGATCGCGATCGGCACCCATGCATTGATTCAAAAGAAGGTGCGGTTCGCGAACCTTGGCCTGGTGATTGTTGATGAACAGCATAAGTTCGGCGTCCTGCAAAGGAAGACGTTGCTGGAGAAAGGGTATCGACCGGACGTGCTGGTGATGACGGCGACGCCGATACCGAGAACCCTGGCCATGACGGTCTATGGGGATTTAGATGTATCGGTGATCGACATGCTGCCGCCGGGCCGCAAACCGGTGCGAACATTGCTCTATACCGACGGGCAACGTCACAAGACCTGGCAGCTGGTGGGAGATGAGTTGAAGGCCGGGCGCCAGGCGTATATCGTCTACCCGCTGGTCGAGGAATCTGAGAAGGTCGATCTCAAGGCGGCGATCCAGGGAGCGGAACACCTGCAGCGCGAGGTCTTTCCTCAGGCGCGGGTTGGATTGCTGCACGGCCGGCTTCCGACGGCGGAAAAAGAGCGCACCATGGCGGCCTTCAAGGCCGGGACGATTCAGGTTCTCGTCGCGACCACAGTGATCGAGGTCGGGGTAGACGTGCCGAATGCGACGGTCATGGTCATCGAGCATGCCGAACGATTCGGGTTGGCGCAGTTACATCAATTGCGAGGGCGTGTCGGGCGTGGGGCACATCAATCGCTCTGTATTTTGATCGCCACATACCTCGCGCGAGAGGCCAGGACGCGGGTCAGCCGTGACGGCCCGCCGGAGCAGAATGCCTCCAATGCGCAACAACGGTTGGCCGCGCTCGTGAACTCGAACGATGGATTTGTCATTGCCGAAGAAGATCTCCGGATCAGAGGCCCCGGTGAATTTCTGGGGCTGCGTCAGTGGGGGGTGCCGGAGTTTCGAGCTGCGAATCTGGTGCGGGACGCGCAATTGTTGGAGCAGGCCAGGCAGGAAGCCGTGACGTTGTTGGAAGAGGATCCGGGCCTGATGTTACCCCAGCACCAGGCGTTCAAGGCCGCGATGTTTCGTCGCTGGCGAGGTAAGCTGGCCTTGGGAGATGTGAGCTAA
- a CDS encoding tetratricopeptide repeat protein, which produces MYRRNIKHILGPLAVLIGIFIFYQTWLKPRYFHDTPAPSPQVIVEETTPASNAPVAPSQERTAPEIKRSRTIDPVSIPVPRHPELLGAIHEELEKHNIALAETKLEELPSSILTESATKRHVAILWNNLGIIQERSGGTEVSVKAFKKAVALDPQNPIAHLNLAHAYWGLRDPALTEDFLRKVVALSPDEPFPHVALADLLQEKDHLPEAGKHLAQAQERIKKDPGLQSYLKAVTTKVHRAEKVEDKFSTHSSVHFTVKYDGGDDPDTWTTVLDILEEAYREIGQKFNFFPSKPIIVVLHTKNQFQGATGSPGWADGLFDPVLGRIQIPTQGAATDRAWLSRVLRHEFVHALIHEELGATGGMIPTWLNEGLAMQLAGDPWQEVTSVTPGEHSLVPLTALEGSWESLPAEKVSLAYREANAATHYLIERFGMHKVHEVLVHLKARQTIAAAMQDRLLLSYDHFQQQWADSLGSTLAQPKS; this is translated from the coding sequence ATGTATCGACGCAATATCAAACATATTCTCGGGCCTCTAGCCGTGTTGATCGGCATCTTTATTTTCTATCAAACCTGGCTGAAGCCTCGCTATTTCCACGACACACCGGCTCCATCACCGCAGGTCATTGTCGAGGAAACCACCCCTGCGTCGAACGCTCCTGTGGCCCCATCGCAGGAACGTACCGCCCCGGAGATCAAACGGTCAAGGACTATCGATCCCGTCAGCATTCCAGTTCCGAGACATCCCGAGCTGCTCGGAGCCATTCACGAAGAACTCGAGAAGCACAATATTGCCTTAGCAGAGACGAAACTGGAGGAACTGCCGTCGTCGATCCTGACGGAATCCGCCACCAAGCGGCATGTTGCCATCTTGTGGAATAACCTCGGAATCATCCAGGAAAGAAGCGGGGGGACCGAAGTTTCCGTGAAAGCATTTAAGAAAGCGGTCGCGCTCGACCCCCAAAATCCGATTGCCCACCTCAATCTCGCCCATGCCTACTGGGGGTTGCGGGACCCCGCACTCACGGAAGATTTCCTCCGGAAAGTCGTGGCACTGTCTCCGGATGAGCCGTTCCCCCATGTTGCCTTGGCAGACCTGCTACAGGAGAAGGATCACCTCCCGGAAGCCGGCAAACACCTCGCGCAGGCCCAGGAACGAATTAAGAAAGACCCCGGTCTTCAGTCTTATCTGAAGGCGGTCACGACGAAAGTACATCGCGCCGAGAAGGTCGAGGATAAATTCTCGACGCACAGCAGCGTCCACTTCACCGTCAAGTACGACGGAGGTGACGACCCGGACACGTGGACGACCGTGCTGGATATTCTTGAAGAGGCCTATCGGGAAATCGGTCAGAAATTCAACTTTTTCCCGTCAAAGCCGATCATAGTCGTCCTGCACACAAAGAATCAGTTTCAAGGCGCCACGGGAAGCCCTGGTTGGGCGGATGGCCTGTTCGATCCCGTCCTTGGGCGCATTCAAATCCCAACCCAAGGCGCTGCAACGGATCGGGCTTGGCTGAGTCGAGTGCTTCGTCACGAATTTGTGCATGCCCTGATTCACGAGGAATTGGGGGCAACCGGTGGAATGATTCCAACCTGGCTGAATGAAGGCTTGGCAATGCAGCTGGCCGGTGATCCCTGGCAAGAGGTGACCAGCGTCACGCCCGGTGAGCACAGCCTGGTTCCTTTGACGGCGCTTGAGGGTAGTTGGGAGAGTCTGCCTGCGGAGAAGGTCAGTCTCGCTTATAGGGAGGCCAATGCCGCCACCCACTATCTCATTGAACGGTTCGGCATGCACAAGGTTCACGAGGTGCTGGTCCACCTGAAGGCCCGTCAGACAATTGCTGCCGCCATGCAGGATAGGCTGCTGCTGTCATACGATCACTTCCAGCAGCAATGGGCGGACAGTCTGGGCTCCACACTGGCTCAGCCAAAATCCTAA
- a CDS encoding PQQ-binding-like beta-propeller repeat protein gives MAQVPADHSEVLAAGFGFQAAGSSMITVRTYDAPTGAILSEDSFDVNVKEEGVAEHDGNKGRIFAGGIGTDSKGKSVFMLRVYDAETGRFLWEGQLNLLKLGEGGMTRASATIIPTRTSALQVSVSSTIPLQTLFSVRAVNPFTGGLVWQDQFAPGVRKRARVEGVLFGGLFVRPVGDPIGHIFDLVVRTYDRTSGTLLWEDSFEQLDRIEESPTEPELRAHPQAIPSWNLSAASRHHAYQTKLR, from the coding sequence GTGGCCCAAGTGCCTGCCGATCATTCAGAAGTGTTAGCAGCCGGGTTTGGGTTTCAGGCGGCCGGGTCGTCAATGATTACGGTACGGACTTACGATGCGCCGACAGGCGCCATCCTGTCGGAGGATTCGTTCGATGTAAACGTGAAGGAAGAGGGCGTCGCCGAACATGATGGGAATAAGGGGCGCATCTTTGCCGGTGGCATTGGAACTGACTCTAAAGGGAAGTCAGTCTTTATGTTGAGAGTGTACGATGCAGAAACGGGGCGGTTTCTTTGGGAAGGGCAGCTGAACTTGCTCAAATTGGGCGAAGGAGGGATGACGAGAGCCAGCGCGACGATCATCCCGACCCGCACATCGGCGCTACAAGTATCGGTTTCCAGCACCATTCCACTTCAGACCCTCTTCTCGGTTCGGGCCGTAAATCCTTTCACGGGCGGACTTGTCTGGCAGGATCAGTTCGCCCCAGGGGTTCGAAAGCGGGCCCGGGTCGAAGGGGTGTTATTCGGTGGGCTGTTCGTCAGGCCGGTCGGCGACCCCATCGGACATATTTTTGATTTGGTTGTGCGGACCTACGATCGCACGTCCGGAACGCTGTTATGGGAGGATTCGTTCGAGCAACTGGATCGCATTGAGGAGTCTCCGACCGAGCCGGAGCTTCGTGCCCATCCCCAGGCCATTCCATCTTGGAATCTTAGCGCTGCGTCGAGGCATCACGCGTACCAGACGAAGCTGCGATAG
- a CDS encoding methyltransferase codes for MWYSNVLHIYSAEENQALFRRLYSALSPGGRLIIQDVFLHDREGLYPEEASLFAVSMLLVTPAGNTYSFSETAEWLRAAGFVRIRPLRMKKGTEDWDGGVLEAIRPAGRKARTGPRRS; via the coding sequence GTGTGGTATTCCAATGTGCTCCATATCTATTCCGCGGAAGAAAACCAGGCGCTGTTTCGGCGATTGTATTCTGCATTATCCCCCGGCGGACGACTGATCATTCAGGATGTATTTCTTCACGACCGAGAAGGCCTCTATCCCGAAGAAGCCAGCCTGTTCGCCGTGAGTATGCTGTTGGTTACACCTGCGGGAAATACCTATTCATTCAGTGAAACAGCCGAGTGGCTTCGAGCGGCGGGGTTTGTGCGGATCAGGCCGCTTAGGATGAAGAAGGGGACTGAAGATTGGGATGGGGGGGTGTTGGAGGCGATTCGTCCGGCCGGAAGGAAAGCGCGCACCGGCCCCCGAAGATCATGA
- a CDS encoding methyltransferase dimerization domain-containing protein — MRPPITSIETFHRLLAACRLPRVIVTAPELSLFTAMGSGSWSIQKLAQALDVSERGVDILCRNLAMCGLLRKREKAYRNTPFSATVLNAKHPKYRGAYVELLQSHWVDWSRLARVVRTGSPLERDQPDLLAYRRRFT, encoded by the coding sequence ATGCGCCCTCCCATCACCAGTATTGAAACCTTTCATCGCCTCCTGGCTGCCTGCCGATTGCCGCGTGTGATTGTCACCGCGCCGGAGCTGAGTCTCTTTACCGCAATGGGATCGGGGAGCTGGTCTATCCAGAAGCTTGCTCAGGCTCTTGATGTGAGCGAGCGAGGGGTGGACATTCTTTGTCGGAATCTTGCGATGTGCGGATTGTTGAGGAAGCGCGAGAAGGCCTACCGTAACACCCCATTTTCCGCAACGGTGTTGAATGCGAAGCATCCCAAATACCGAGGAGCCTACGTTGAGTTGTTGCAGAGTCACTGGGTGGATTGGTCGCGGCTCGCGCGGGTTGTTCGAACCGGGAGTCCGCTGGAACGCGATCAGCCGGACTTGCTGGCGTATCGGCGTCGGTTTACCTGA
- a CDS encoding tetratricopeptide repeat protein, giving the protein MALRNGLSEELNRQGNEHFARGHYTDAYVCYAKALECDRLTGDHRALSATLGNLGNICAVSGRRESAQSYYQEVLELQKVLGDEKGIGTTLANLGNLRADAGEWDRARAYYLEALDIMTRVHDELGKAVLFSDLGLVARETGQFEEALRYYEQSLVLMRRLNNQGGVADAWRMMGRTFAIQKRYDDAIACCHTSQSIAERSRDELRTGGARYVLAQCYEDLGQLQMAVQLLEQVVRMDRKYDLPKLAENVTRLERLRARLGAEDPTPQPRESRA; this is encoded by the coding sequence ATGGCCCTTCGAAACGGACTCTCAGAGGAACTCAACCGTCAGGGCAACGAGCATTTTGCGCGCGGGCACTATACGGATGCCTACGTCTGTTATGCAAAGGCCCTGGAATGTGATCGCCTGACCGGTGATCATCGCGCTTTGAGCGCGACCTTGGGCAATCTCGGCAATATTTGCGCGGTTAGTGGTCGCCGTGAGTCGGCTCAGAGCTACTATCAGGAAGTGCTGGAGTTGCAGAAGGTCTTGGGTGACGAGAAGGGCATTGGGACGACCCTGGCCAATCTGGGGAATCTCCGCGCCGACGCCGGGGAGTGGGATCGTGCGAGAGCCTATTACCTTGAGGCGCTCGATATCATGACGCGGGTACACGACGAGCTGGGAAAGGCAGTGCTGTTTTCCGATCTCGGCCTGGTGGCGCGTGAAACAGGCCAGTTCGAAGAGGCGCTACGGTACTATGAGCAGTCTCTGGTGCTCATGCGCCGTCTCAACAATCAAGGAGGCGTCGCCGATGCCTGGCGGATGATGGGGCGAACCTTTGCCATCCAAAAGCGCTACGATGACGCCATTGCTTGTTGTCATACCAGTCAATCAATCGCGGAGCGGAGCCGAGATGAACTGCGTACAGGCGGTGCCCGTTATGTTCTCGCCCAGTGTTATGAGGATTTGGGTCAGCTGCAGATGGCCGTTCAGTTACTGGAGCAGGTGGTGCGAATGGACCGTAAGTACGATCTCCCTAAATTAGCTGAGAATGTGACTCGCCTCGAACGGCTTCGCGCCCGCCTAGGCGCCGAAGATCCGACTCCCCAGCCTCGGGAGTCACGCGCATGA
- a CDS encoding peroxiredoxin codes for MKRLLVAVAIVLVHLWAAHLVVAAGFFKVGEPAPIFSLTSVTGDAVSLEQLKGKVVVLGLFHICDPCMTQGTNLQKVHEAMTGKNVAVVGVNSSGDSKRGVGEFLSAFPVKVTYPYLLDPNKTTDKLYGGGKFIPNVYVIDQRGVIRWQRVGNMELAGAEVIIQEVEKLLAASTPAGAGTM; via the coding sequence ATGAAGCGACTTCTCGTAGCGGTTGCGATCGTATTGGTGCATCTGTGGGCTGCCCACCTTGTAGTCGCCGCCGGGTTTTTTAAAGTCGGCGAGCCGGCGCCGATCTTCTCGTTGACGTCTGTGACAGGCGATGCTGTTTCGCTTGAGCAGTTAAAGGGGAAAGTGGTTGTCCTCGGGTTGTTTCATATTTGTGATCCCTGTATGACCCAAGGGACCAACCTGCAAAAGGTCCATGAGGCGATGACCGGGAAAAATGTGGCCGTCGTCGGGGTCAATTCGTCGGGGGATTCCAAACGGGGCGTGGGCGAATTCTTGAGTGCCTTTCCCGTGAAGGTGACGTACCCCTATTTACTCGATCCGAATAAGACCACCGACAAACTGTATGGCGGTGGGAAGTTCATTCCCAATGTGTATGTGATCGATCAGCGCGGTGTGATCAGGTGGCAGCGGGTGGGCAATATGGAATTGGCGGGCGCCGAGGTCATCATTCAGGAAGTGGAAAAACTGTTGGCAGCTTCGACTCCAGCCGGCGCAGGAACCATGTAG
- a CDS encoding nucleotidyltransferase family protein: MGQFPRSTVAQWSSSRLGGISRKGTTPAPGLFLMRAEGRLLALCARTTVSEFVRVEVADLAYDGIDWELVWQLSRAHGVAPLVYRNLVTICPAAVPSSIHEAFRRHNQANALLNSLLAKELVTLLDALAAKGVTAIPFKGVTLAQTAYGDLGLRECADIDLIVEQGAIPQARKVLWSQGYQLTSQDMGGGEESGEPYHFFQRRNGIVAVDLQWMMARRHFGFRLDRSAFWGRLKPVHLPTKSVMGLCPEDLLILLCVHGAKHAWEQLKWVCDVAELVRRRPALDWSRVLFQAGEWRCRRLVLLGLAMAHSLFDTAVPLTILQEIETDADIPVLVRKMPKQLLKNPRHGIDEDCAEALYMTLKDSWLERWKLGVALCRAEAEVLTRSLPWFRVQRRLRMLATCLKPFHRIIAKWILSVRMREAVVRWLQSSG, translated from the coding sequence ATGGGACAGTTTCCAAGGTCCACCGTCGCGCAATGGAGCTCCTCTCGTCTTGGAGGTATTTCGCGTAAGGGGACGACACCGGCGCCAGGATTGTTCCTCATGCGTGCGGAGGGACGATTGCTTGCGCTCTGTGCGCGAACGACGGTGAGTGAGTTTGTTCGAGTCGAAGTGGCAGATTTGGCCTACGATGGAATTGATTGGGAGCTGGTCTGGCAGCTGTCCAGAGCCCATGGCGTGGCGCCGCTAGTGTATCGCAATCTGGTCACAATTTGTCCCGCTGCCGTGCCTTCTTCCATTCACGAAGCCTTTCGTCGGCACAATCAGGCGAACGCTCTTTTAAATAGCTTGTTGGCTAAAGAACTCGTGACCTTACTCGATGCGTTGGCGGCCAAGGGGGTGACGGCGATTCCCTTTAAAGGCGTCACGCTTGCACAGACGGCGTATGGCGACCTAGGTTTACGGGAATGTGCGGATATTGATTTGATTGTTGAGCAGGGAGCGATTCCCCAAGCTCGGAAAGTCTTATGGTCTCAGGGGTATCAACTGACCAGCCAGGACATGGGAGGCGGGGAGGAGTCAGGGGAGCCGTATCACTTTTTCCAGAGGCGAAACGGCATTGTTGCGGTCGATCTTCAGTGGATGATGGCTCGCCGGCATTTCGGATTTCGGCTTGATCGGAGCGCGTTTTGGGGAAGGCTGAAGCCTGTTCACTTACCAACAAAATCGGTGATGGGCCTCTGCCCGGAGGATCTGTTGATTCTTCTTTGCGTGCATGGGGCAAAACATGCCTGGGAGCAGTTGAAGTGGGTCTGCGATGTGGCGGAACTCGTGCGTCGGCGGCCGGCGTTAGATTGGAGTCGTGTGTTGTTTCAGGCAGGCGAGTGGAGATGTCGACGGTTGGTCCTGCTCGGCCTGGCGATGGCTCACAGTCTGTTCGATACTGCCGTTCCACTGACGATACTTCAGGAGATCGAGACAGATGCAGATATCCCCGTCCTCGTTCGAAAGATGCCTAAGCAGCTGCTGAAGAATCCTCGTCATGGGATTGATGAAGATTGTGCGGAGGCTCTGTACATGACGCTCAAAGACTCCTGGCTTGAGCGGTGGAAACTTGGGGTCGCGCTCTGTCGCGCGGAAGCAGAGGTGCTCACCCGTTCGTTGCCCTGGTTCCGGGTTCAACGACGACTTCGTATGCTGGCCACTTGTTTGAAGCCGTTTCATCGGATTATCGCCAAATGGATTCTTTCTGTCCGGATGCGTGAAGCAGTCGTGCGGTGGTTGCAGAGCTCCGGCTGA
- a CDS encoding PqqD family protein — protein sequence MPATVHLWSEPQLELSEIFPRQDEQVHSTVLDGESVLLNLNSGRYYTLNVVGSTIWNLCRGEQSLRQIHSAICARFDVSEQQAQDDMLALIVLLEQEGLLHTERR from the coding sequence ATGCCTGCCACTGTGCATCTGTGGAGTGAGCCTCAACTCGAATTGTCCGAAATATTTCCCAGGCAGGATGAACAGGTCCACAGCACGGTTCTCGATGGTGAAAGTGTGCTGTTGAATCTGAACTCCGGCCGCTATTACACGCTCAATGTCGTCGGATCAACCATTTGGAATTTGTGCAGAGGGGAGCAGTCGTTGCGGCAGATTCACTCAGCAATCTGTGCCAGGTTTGATGTGTCTGAACAGCAGGCGCAGGACGATATGCTGGCGTTGATTGTGCTTCTGGAGCAGGAAGGATTACTTCACACAGAAAGGAGGTGA
- a CDS encoding lasso peptide biosynthesis B2 protein: MSLVRKYRVIVATGVVVVGVRIASRLTSLRRLLGWLVCEISADPDEHAMEDVAYYVDRWLALFPYNPKGNCFPRALALFFFARRAGLPVQFKCGVMKLNQQLEGHAWLVLEGHEFLEPSSYWQSFTVTVTFPQSLVSSSTQSSRIS; this comes from the coding sequence ATGTCGCTGGTTCGGAAGTATCGAGTGATCGTTGCCACTGGTGTTGTGGTCGTTGGGGTCCGCATCGCGTCCCGCCTGACGAGTCTCAGGCGATTGCTCGGCTGGTTAGTATGCGAGATTTCAGCCGATCCGGATGAGCACGCGATGGAAGATGTGGCCTATTATGTGGATCGGTGGCTCGCGCTGTTTCCATACAATCCGAAGGGGAATTGTTTTCCTCGAGCGTTAGCGCTATTTTTTTTCGCCCGCCGTGCCGGCCTCCCCGTTCAATTCAAATGCGGAGTGATGAAGCTCAATCAGCAGCTGGAGGGACACGCATGGCTGGTGCTGGAGGGTCATGAGTTTCTTGAGCCGTCCTCCTACTGGCAATCGTTTACCGTGACGGTTACCTTCCCTCAATCCCTGGTTTCCTCAAGTACTCAATCATCTCGCATCTCCTGA
- the purF gene encoding amidophosphoribosyltransferase translates to MANELPLISPDKFHDECAVFGIYGHKEAANLAYLGLYALQHRGQEASGIVSNDGEQFYVEKGQGLVADIFSQQALARLPGTMAIGHNRYSTAGGAGLKNVQPLSVNFAFGNLAVAHNGNLINATMLRSELEAYGAIFQSTSDTEVIIHLIAHSRADTLLDRVIDSLTQVRGAFSVVLMTDQGIVAARDPHGFRPLCLGRFRDAWIVASESCAFDLLDAEYVREIEPGELVVLDHQGVTSYKPFAQTKPAMCVFEYVYFARPDSRIFGGKAVYSIRKAFGRQLAQESRVDADIVIPVPDSGVPAALGYSEGSGFPFETGLIRNHYVGRTFIEPEQSIRHFGVKVKLNAVPEVLEGKRVVVVDDSLVRGTTSRKIVKMLRHAGAKEVHMRISSPPIVSPCFYGIDTPTKKELIASSHTTEEIRKYITADSLAYLSLDGMVKAAPGTPGQYCDACFTEQYPISFTRAEELQLGLFEAPR, encoded by the coding sequence ATGGCCAACGAATTACCGCTGATTTCTCCCGATAAGTTCCACGACGAATGTGCCGTGTTCGGTATCTATGGTCATAAAGAGGCCGCGAACCTCGCCTACCTCGGTCTCTATGCGCTGCAACATCGCGGACAGGAAGCGTCCGGTATTGTCTCCAACGACGGTGAACAGTTTTATGTCGAAAAGGGTCAGGGCCTTGTTGCAGATATTTTTTCGCAACAGGCCTTGGCACGTCTGCCCGGCACGATGGCGATCGGGCACAACCGCTATTCCACTGCGGGCGGGGCAGGGCTCAAGAATGTGCAACCCTTGAGCGTCAATTTTGCCTTCGGTAACCTCGCCGTGGCGCACAATGGGAATTTGATCAATGCCACCATGCTTCGCAGTGAACTGGAAGCCTATGGCGCTATTTTTCAATCGACGTCCGACACGGAAGTCATTATCCATCTCATCGCCCATTCGCGGGCGGATACGCTGCTGGACCGGGTCATCGATTCGCTCACCCAGGTTCGCGGTGCATTTTCAGTGGTTCTGATGACCGATCAGGGCATTGTCGCCGCGCGCGATCCCCATGGATTTCGCCCCCTGTGCCTGGGACGGTTTCGTGACGCCTGGATAGTGGCCTCCGAAAGTTGCGCGTTCGATCTGTTGGATGCCGAATATGTAAGGGAGATCGAACCGGGAGAGTTGGTGGTACTGGATCATCAGGGCGTCACCAGTTATAAGCCATTCGCTCAAACCAAGCCGGCCATGTGTGTGTTTGAATATGTCTACTTTGCCCGTCCTGATAGCCGCATTTTTGGAGGCAAAGCCGTCTATTCCATCCGGAAGGCATTCGGCCGGCAATTGGCGCAAGAATCGCGGGTTGATGCGGACATCGTGATTCCCGTGCCGGATTCCGGGGTGCCGGCGGCGTTGGGTTATTCGGAAGGGTCGGGGTTTCCTTTTGAAACCGGACTGATCCGGAATCATTATGTGGGTCGCACCTTCATCGAGCCGGAGCAGTCAATTCGTCACTTCGGGGTGAAGGTGAAGCTCAATGCCGTTCCCGAAGTCCTCGAAGGGAAACGCGTGGTCGTAGTAGACGATTCGTTGGTTCGGGGAACGACGAGCCGAAAAATCGTCAAGATGCTGCGTCATGCCGGAGCCAAAGAAGTGCATATGCGCATTAGTTCTCCGCCGATCGTGTCGCCCTGTTTTTATGGCATCGATACACCGACCAAGAAGGAATTGATCGCATCCAGCCATACCACCGAAGAGATTCGCAAATACATCACCGCGGATAGCCTCGCCTACTTGAGCCTGGACGGCATGGTGAAGGCGGCTCCCGGTACTCCGGGGCAGTACTGCGATGCCTGCTTTACCGAACAATACCCTATCTCCTTTACCCGGGCAGAAGAACTCCAACTAGGGCTCTTTGAAGCTCCGCGCTGA